Proteins encoded within one genomic window of Legionella sp. PC997:
- a CDS encoding saccharopine dehydrogenase family protein produces the protein MYNVMITGAGKIGSLIACLLSESGSYQVHLVDIDFNGSDVKRLLEAVPKIKTVALDVQDQQSTQAYMEKNSIVAVISSLPYFLNTYVAEAAKAAKAHYFDLTEDTAVTEAVKAIALDAETAFVPQCGLAPGFISIAANSLMQEFEECHHVKLRVGALPQNANNALQYSLTWSTDGVINEYGNPCYAIKYGKAVTLAPLEGLETIQIDGCEYEAFNTSGGLGSLAEMHAGKVQTMNYKTMRYPGHCSKMRLLMNDLRLNQDRPTLKRILENAIPKTYQDLVIVYVSVEGMKQGELTEKNYVKKIYPEEICGLEWSAIQISTASGVCSVVDLVLGQENEYKGLVLQEKFHLSAVLENRFGRYYA, from the coding sequence ATGTATAATGTAATGATTACTGGTGCAGGGAAAATTGGTAGCTTAATCGCTTGTTTATTATCAGAAAGCGGTTCTTACCAGGTCCATTTGGTTGATATTGATTTTAATGGATCCGATGTAAAAAGGCTTTTGGAAGCAGTACCCAAAATTAAAACAGTAGCCTTAGATGTTCAAGACCAACAGTCCACGCAAGCATATATGGAAAAAAATAGTATCGTGGCTGTTATTTCAAGTCTTCCATATTTTTTAAATACTTATGTTGCGGAAGCAGCAAAAGCAGCAAAAGCGCATTATTTTGATCTTACAGAAGATACCGCAGTCACTGAAGCTGTAAAAGCAATCGCGCTTGACGCAGAAACTGCTTTCGTTCCTCAATGTGGATTAGCTCCAGGGTTTATCAGCATCGCTGCAAATAGTCTCATGCAGGAGTTTGAAGAGTGTCATCATGTAAAATTACGTGTAGGAGCTCTTCCACAAAATGCAAACAATGCACTTCAATATTCATTAACTTGGTCCACTGATGGAGTCATCAATGAATATGGCAATCCCTGTTATGCAATTAAATATGGAAAAGCGGTAACCTTGGCACCTTTAGAAGGATTAGAAACCATTCAAATCGATGGATGCGAGTATGAAGCCTTTAATACCTCTGGTGGACTCGGCAGTTTGGCAGAGATGCACGCGGGTAAAGTACAAACCATGAATTATAAAACCATGCGTTATCCTGGACATTGCTCAAAGATGCGTTTATTGATGAATGATTTGCGCTTAAATCAAGATAGACCTACGCTAAAGCGTATTCTAGAAAATGCAATTCCTAAGACATACCAAGATCTAGTCATTGTATATGTTTCTGTGGAGGGCATGAAACAAGGTGAACTTACAGAAAAAAATTATGTGAAGAAGATTTACCCTGAAGAAATTTGTGGCTTGGAGTGGTCTGCAATTCAAATAAGTACCGCTTCTGGTGTTTGTTCAGTAGTTGATTTAGTGCTCGGACAAGAAAATGAATATAAAGGGTTAGTGTTGCAAGAAAAATTCCATTTGTCTGCTGTGCTGGAAAATCGTTTTGGTCGCTATTACGCATAA
- a CDS encoding aldehyde dehydrogenase family protein — protein MDILKRLKIHAVNPGAYSGQGWQSGIHEHKLISNNPANGEKLAEIATCTMSDYEEIMTRAQYAAHEWRKVPAPKRGEIIRQIGQALREHKDALGSLVSLEMGKSKQEGDGEVQEMIDIADFAVGQSRMLYGNTMHSERPQHRMYEQWHPYGIVGVISAFNFPVAVWSWNAFLAAICGNVTLWKPSAKTPLCAVAVQHICNDVLKANGCPEIFSLVIPESHDVVEEMVNDKRIPLISFTGSTAVGKEVAAKVAARLGKTILELGGNNAIILDESADLHLAIPAIVFGAVGTAGQRCTSTRRLFVHHSKYDYVIERLRFAYEQITIGDPLDKKNLMGPLIDKQAVEQFNRAIARIKEAGGRIIFGGEPAHGPGFFVEPTLVCDVKNHWEIVQEETFAPILYVMSFQTIDEAIALQNHVPQGLSSALFTQDLKNAEHFLSAWGSDCGIANINIGTSGAEIGGAFGGEKETGGGRESGSDSWKAYMRRQTNTINWGNELPLAQGIRFDLS, from the coding sequence ATGGATATATTAAAACGCTTGAAAATTCATGCTGTTAATCCTGGAGCCTATAGTGGTCAAGGTTGGCAAAGTGGAATTCATGAGCACAAGTTAATCTCTAATAATCCAGCAAATGGTGAGAAGCTTGCAGAAATAGCAACCTGCACTATGAGTGATTACGAAGAGATAATGACTCGTGCTCAATATGCTGCTCATGAATGGAGAAAAGTCCCTGCTCCTAAAAGAGGGGAAATCATCAGACAGATTGGGCAAGCATTGCGCGAACATAAAGATGCGCTAGGTAGTTTAGTTTCCTTGGAAATGGGTAAATCCAAGCAGGAAGGAGACGGTGAAGTTCAGGAAATGATTGATATAGCTGATTTCGCAGTAGGTCAATCCCGAATGTTATATGGTAATACCATGCATTCCGAGCGTCCACAACATAGGATGTATGAGCAGTGGCACCCCTATGGTATTGTGGGTGTTATTTCCGCTTTTAACTTCCCTGTTGCAGTTTGGTCTTGGAATGCTTTTCTTGCGGCCATCTGTGGGAATGTGACATTGTGGAAACCCTCAGCAAAGACTCCGTTATGTGCTGTAGCTGTTCAGCATATTTGCAATGATGTATTAAAGGCTAATGGTTGTCCCGAAATATTCAGTTTGGTTATTCCTGAGAGCCACGATGTGGTTGAAGAAATGGTGAATGACAAACGAATACCACTAATTTCTTTTACTGGTTCCACAGCAGTTGGAAAAGAGGTCGCTGCCAAGGTTGCTGCCCGATTGGGTAAGACAATTCTAGAATTAGGCGGTAATAACGCAATTATTCTCGATGAGTCAGCTGATTTACATTTAGCAATCCCAGCTATTGTATTTGGTGCTGTTGGTACTGCGGGTCAACGATGTACCTCTACTCGGCGTTTATTTGTCCATCATTCTAAATACGATTATGTTATTGAGCGTTTACGTTTTGCTTACGAGCAAATAACAATTGGTGATCCTTTAGATAAGAAAAATTTAATGGGACCACTGATTGATAAGCAAGCTGTTGAGCAATTTAATCGGGCAATAGCTCGTATTAAAGAGGCTGGTGGCCGAATTATTTTTGGTGGTGAGCCAGCCCATGGCCCGGGCTTCTTTGTTGAACCGACTTTAGTCTGTGATGTAAAAAATCATTGGGAAATTGTTCAAGAGGAAACATTTGCTCCGATTTTATACGTTATGTCTTTTCAGACAATTGATGAGGCAATTGCTTTACAAAATCATGTTCCTCAAGGATTGTCTTCTGCCCTCTTTACTCAAGATTTAAAAAACGCAGAACACTTTTTAAGTGCTTGGGGAAGTGATTGCGGTATCGCTAATATTAATATTGGTACTTCAGGTGCTGAAATTGGTGGAGCATTTGGTGGGGAAAAAGAAACAGGTGGCGGGCGTGAGTCTGGTTCTGATTCTTGGAAGGCGTATATGCGTCGACAGACCAATACTATAAATTGGGGAAATGAATTACCGTTAGCTCAAGGTATTCGATTTGATTTGTCTTGA
- a CDS encoding 3-hydroxyacyl-CoA dehydrogenase/enoyl-CoA hydratase family protein, with protein MQGSFFIKKVAVLGSGVMGAQIAAHCVNAGIETLLYDLASKEGDANALIDKAIANLGKLKPAPLATPQTATLLQARNYEQHLADLSSCDLVIEAIAERLDWKEDLYKRISPFLTKDAILVSNTSGLSINALCSVLPEVHRANFCGVHFFNPPRYMHLAELIPAKTTNKELVDNLETWLTRYLGKGVVRAKDTPNFIGNRIGVFSLLTTLHHAFAMDMGLDEVDALTGSLLGRPKSATFRTMDVVGLDTMQHVIHTMQQQLQDDPWHHSFKLPEWLLNLIKEGHLGQKTGQGIYRKNGKLIEVYDVKSAHYRPAQPVVSDELKTIMGNPDPAVRMQNLMTSKNKQAQFLAACFRDLFHYCAYHLEEIAENVRDVDLAIRWGFGWIQGPFETWQLANFATMTQYINEAIKEKSSLSTAPLPGWLFEINAFYTEKGAYSPHMNEYQPRRQLPVYKRQFFTDRVIKESVHPTPVIYENEGVRLWHLQDDVAVVNFKSKANTVGQSVLDGLEAAVETAEKQCRGLIIYQHDATNFCSGADLRGVLNLIKENKMQALEEMIAQFQRVALRLKYSAIPTVAAVRGRALGGGCELMMHCDAVAAAFESYPGLVEFGVGVIPAGGGCKEMAIRAAHLAPKGELMTVIQNYYQQIATAQVAGSAADAMQMGYLRSTDSYVMNADEVLYVALAKINCMHAENYQSPLKKHFPIAGIEGKARLQAGLVNWLEGGFISQHDYFIATELATVLCGGNLNQNTLVDENWMLKLEREVFITLAATPLTQARISHLLETGKPLRN; from the coding sequence ATGCAGGGATCTTTTTTTATAAAAAAAGTCGCAGTTCTGGGATCTGGTGTAATGGGTGCACAAATTGCAGCGCACTGTGTTAACGCTGGTATAGAAACGTTACTCTATGATTTGGCATCTAAAGAAGGAGATGCGAATGCGTTGATTGATAAAGCAATCGCTAATTTAGGGAAACTAAAACCCGCTCCACTTGCTACACCCCAAACCGCAACATTGTTGCAAGCGCGAAATTATGAGCAACATCTTGCTGATTTATCCTCTTGTGATTTAGTTATTGAGGCAATTGCTGAACGCTTGGACTGGAAGGAAGACTTATACAAGCGTATTTCTCCATTCTTAACTAAAGATGCAATTTTAGTGAGTAATACCTCCGGTTTGAGTATTAATGCTCTTTGTTCTGTTTTACCCGAAGTACATAGAGCCAATTTTTGTGGCGTCCATTTTTTTAATCCTCCGCGTTATATGCATCTTGCTGAACTTATTCCTGCAAAAACGACCAATAAAGAATTAGTGGATAATCTGGAGACTTGGCTAACTCGTTATTTAGGTAAAGGAGTTGTGCGTGCCAAAGACACACCAAATTTTATTGGAAACCGCATTGGGGTATTTTCTCTCTTAACAACATTGCATCATGCTTTTGCCATGGATATGGGATTGGATGAAGTCGATGCATTAACAGGCTCTTTGCTAGGAAGACCAAAATCTGCCACTTTTCGGACTATGGATGTGGTGGGTCTCGATACTATGCAGCATGTAATCCATACAATGCAGCAACAGTTACAAGATGATCCTTGGCATCACAGTTTTAAATTACCTGAATGGCTCCTTAACCTAATAAAGGAGGGGCATTTAGGACAAAAAACAGGCCAAGGCATTTATAGAAAAAATGGTAAGCTTATTGAGGTATATGATGTTAAGTCAGCACATTATCGTCCAGCTCAACCGGTCGTGAGTGATGAGTTAAAAACGATTATGGGTAATCCTGATCCTGCTGTGCGCATGCAAAATCTGATGACTTCAAAAAACAAGCAAGCACAATTTTTAGCTGCTTGTTTTAGGGATTTATTTCACTACTGTGCCTATCATCTCGAGGAAATTGCAGAAAATGTCAGAGACGTTGATTTGGCAATTCGTTGGGGCTTTGGTTGGATACAAGGGCCATTTGAAACATGGCAACTCGCTAATTTCGCAACAATGACACAGTACATTAATGAAGCAATAAAAGAAAAATCATCTCTTAGTACGGCTCCTCTACCTGGATGGCTTTTTGAAATCAATGCCTTTTATACTGAAAAAGGTGCTTATTCTCCTCATATGAATGAATACCAACCTCGACGTCAATTGCCCGTTTATAAACGTCAATTTTTTACTGACCGGGTCATCAAGGAATCCGTTCACCCTACACCTGTGATTTATGAAAATGAGGGTGTTCGTTTGTGGCATTTACAAGATGATGTAGCGGTAGTGAATTTTAAAAGCAAAGCGAATACGGTTGGACAATCCGTTCTTGATGGGTTGGAGGCTGCTGTAGAAACTGCAGAGAAACAATGTCGTGGACTAATTATTTATCAACACGATGCGACTAATTTCTGTTCTGGTGCTGATTTGCGGGGTGTCCTTAATTTAATTAAGGAAAACAAAATGCAGGCTTTAGAGGAGATGATCGCTCAATTTCAACGTGTTGCTTTACGCTTAAAATACAGTGCGATCCCCACTGTTGCCGCAGTAAGAGGGCGTGCTCTTGGGGGTGGGTGTGAGTTGATGATGCATTGTGATGCCGTAGCTGCAGCATTTGAATCCTATCCTGGTCTGGTTGAGTTTGGTGTTGGGGTAATACCCGCTGGGGGTGGATGTAAAGAGATGGCAATACGTGCTGCGCACCTCGCTCCAAAAGGGGAATTAATGACAGTAATTCAAAATTACTATCAACAAATTGCTACGGCGCAAGTTGCAGGTTCCGCGGCTGATGCAATGCAAATGGGATATTTGCGAAGTACTGATAGCTACGTGATGAATGCTGACGAAGTACTCTATGTTGCTCTAGCTAAGATTAATTGCATGCATGCAGAAAATTACCAATCTCCTTTAAAGAAACACTTTCCAATTGCTGGTATTGAAGGTAAGGCACGATTGCAAGCAGGTTTGGTTAATTGGTTAGAAGGCGGATTTATATCTCAGCATGATTATTTCATTGCTACGGAGTTAGCAACTGTACTCT